Proteins from a genomic interval of Nitrospina gracilis Nb-211:
- a CDS encoding secondary thiamine-phosphate synthase enzyme YjbQ yields MQQRTHEFTVATRGRGLHNINATLVDWVERQGLTTGLLTVFLRHTSASLIIQENADPDVLRDLDAYLTRLVPDGDPLYRHDAEGPDDMPAHIRAALTQTQIAIPLVAGRLRLGTWQDVYLFEHRTAPHRRQIVLHLLGE; encoded by the coding sequence ATGCAACAGCGCACGCACGAGTTCACCGTTGCCACACGCGGACGCGGACTGCACAACATCAATGCCACGCTGGTGGACTGGGTGGAGCGACAGGGGCTGACCACCGGTTTGCTGACGGTGTTTCTGCGCCACACGTCCGCCTCGCTGATCATCCAGGAAAACGCCGATCCCGACGTCTTGCGCGATCTGGACGCGTATCTCACCCGGCTGGTGCCCGACGGCGACCCGCTGTACCGGCACGATGCCGAAGGGCCGGACGACATGCCGGCGCACATCCGCGCCGCCCTGACGCAGACGCAGATCGCCATTCCGCTGGTGGCGGGGCGGCTCCGGCTGGGAACCTGGCAGGACGTGTATCTGTTCGAGCACCGCACCGCGCCGCACCGTCGGCAAATCGTTCTGCATCTCCTGGGTGAATGA
- a CDS encoding sodium-dependent transporter produces MQTQDNSRGFWGSRLGFILAASGSAVGLGNVWKFPYITGENGGGAFVLIYLVCILIVGLPIMLCEFTIGRRTNLNPVGAFSMLKPGTPWVLVGYMGVLAGFLILSFYGVVGGWTLAYVVKSITHVVDHFASPQEAGMFFGQFIANTGEILIYHTLFMALCMAIVYRGVHGGIERACDILMPTLVIMLFLLMIRALTLPGAYEGVKFYLYPDFNKISGNSVLLAMGQAFFSLSLGMGCLITYGSYLSPKENLTSCTFYVVLFDTMIALLVGMVIFPAVFAMGLEPEGGPSLVFNVLPAVFASMPFGTLVSIIFFALLTIAAITSAISLLESVSAYLIDQRGWSRQKAVIVTGIVIYLFGIPSGLSFGLMKDVTFFGMTFFDVVDNLSSNYLLPLGGMLTAIFVGWVWGTKEAHREIERHETTFHWARYWEFILKFVSPVAVAIVFITHFLPIG; encoded by the coding sequence ATGCAGACTCAAGACAATTCACGTGGATTCTGGGGATCGCGGCTGGGCTTCATTTTGGCCGCGTCCGGTTCGGCGGTGGGACTGGGCAACGTCTGGAAGTTTCCGTACATCACCGGGGAGAACGGCGGCGGCGCGTTCGTGCTGATTTACCTGGTTTGCATCCTGATCGTCGGCCTGCCCATCATGCTGTGCGAATTCACCATCGGCCGGCGCACCAACCTCAATCCCGTCGGCGCCTTCAGTATGCTGAAGCCCGGAACGCCGTGGGTGCTGGTCGGGTACATGGGCGTGCTCGCCGGATTCCTGATTCTTTCCTTTTATGGCGTGGTCGGTGGCTGGACGCTGGCCTATGTCGTGAAGTCGATCACCCATGTGGTGGACCATTTCGCCTCGCCGCAGGAAGCGGGCATGTTCTTCGGCCAGTTCATCGCCAATACCGGCGAGATCCTGATTTATCACACGCTGTTCATGGCGCTCTGCATGGCCATCGTGTACCGGGGGGTGCACGGCGGCATCGAGCGCGCCTGCGACATATTGATGCCGACGCTGGTCATCATGCTGTTCCTGTTGATGATCCGCGCACTCACCCTGCCCGGTGCTTACGAGGGCGTGAAGTTTTACCTGTATCCCGACTTCAACAAGATTTCGGGCAACAGTGTGCTGCTGGCGATGGGGCAGGCGTTCTTTTCGCTCAGTCTCGGCATGGGGTGCCTCATCACCTATGGCAGTTACCTGTCGCCGAAAGAAAACCTGACATCCTGCACATTTTATGTCGTGCTGTTCGACACCATGATTGCATTGCTGGTGGGGATGGTGATCTTCCCCGCCGTGTTCGCCATGGGACTGGAGCCGGAAGGCGGGCCCAGCCTCGTGTTCAACGTTCTGCCCGCTGTGTTTGCCAGCATGCCGTTCGGCACGCTGGTGTCGATCATCTTCTTTGCGTTGTTGACCATCGCCGCCATCACCTCGGCCATCTCACTGTTGGAGTCGGTGTCCGCCTACCTCATTGACCAGCGCGGCTGGTCGCGGCAGAAAGCGGTGATCGTGACCGGGATCGTCATCTACCTGTTCGGCATTCCCTCCGGCCTGTCCTTTGGGTTGATGAAGGACGTGACCTTTTTCGGCATGACCTTCTTCGACGTGGTGGACAACCTGTCATCCAACTACCTTCTGCCATTAGGAGGCATGCTGACCGCCATCTTTGTCGGCTGGGTGTGGGGCACGAAGGAAGCGCACCGGGAAATCGAGCGGCACGAGACCACCTTTCACTGGGCGCGCTATTGGGAGTTCATTCTGAAGTTCGTCAGTCCCGTCGCTGTGGCCATTGTCTTCATAACGCATTTCCTGCCCATCGGCTGA
- a CDS encoding sensor histidine kinase, which translates to MKKFKAYIKENISEVIILAILLGVVVINYFIYSKIAFLDMFYLLAVLAGYYIGRRFAVLGAFLAILLIWYFLLANQDQPVAIENRFDFNMNMTVWASFLILAAWLIGTLTENLRKELQESNRLREDMQRDRVLLNITNARLNEYTQHLEDKVADRTRELEQNNKDLQNFAAIASHDLKEPLRKIVAYSEMIEQQQPEVAQEIDSFLQRMRKAVTRMENLIDGLMKLCRVSQSSQLLEQTDLNRVVREVVQDLEVRVVETQAEIKVNRLPVLHADPFQMQLLFRNLISNSLKYRRADVPPKISIGVLYENEDEYQLYVEDNGIGIPRENINMIFEPFERLHSRDKVEGSGIGLAICRQVMDRHKGELKVESEVGRGTRFLIRMPKPEVAHIEAA; encoded by the coding sequence GTGAAGAAGTTTAAGGCCTACATCAAGGAAAACATCAGTGAGGTGATCATCCTGGCCATCCTGCTCGGGGTGGTGGTGATCAATTACTTCATCTACTCGAAGATCGCTTTCCTCGACATGTTTTACCTGCTTGCCGTGCTGGCCGGGTATTACATAGGCCGGCGGTTTGCCGTGCTGGGGGCGTTCCTCGCCATCCTGCTGATCTGGTATTTTCTCCTCGCCAATCAGGACCAGCCCGTCGCCATCGAAAACCGTTTCGACTTCAACATGAACATGACGGTCTGGGCGTCGTTTCTGATTCTGGCGGCGTGGCTGATCGGCACCCTCACCGAAAACCTGCGCAAGGAACTTCAGGAAAGCAATCGCCTGCGGGAAGACATGCAGAGGGACCGTGTTCTGCTCAACATCACCAACGCGCGTCTGAACGAATACACGCAACACCTCGAAGACAAGGTGGCCGACCGCACCCGCGAACTGGAACAGAACAACAAGGATCTGCAGAACTTCGCCGCTATCGCCTCCCACGATTTGAAGGAGCCTCTGCGCAAGATCGTCGCCTACAGTGAGATGATCGAACAACAGCAACCCGAGGTGGCGCAGGAGATCGACTCCTTCCTGCAACGCATGCGCAAGGCGGTCACCCGCATGGAAAACCTGATCGACGGGTTGATGAAACTGTGCCGGGTGTCGCAGAGCAGCCAGTTGCTGGAGCAAACCGATCTCAACCGCGTGGTGCGGGAAGTGGTGCAGGACCTGGAAGTGCGTGTGGTGGAGACGCAGGCGGAGATCAAGGTCAACCGGCTTCCCGTTTTGCATGCCGATCCATTTCAGATGCAGTTGCTGTTCCGCAACCTCATCTCCAATTCCCTCAAATACCGCCGGGCGGACGTGCCGCCGAAAATTTCCATCGGCGTGTTGTACGAAAACGAAGATGAGTACCAGCTTTACGTCGAGGACAACGGCATCGGCATTCCCAGGGAAAACATCAATATGATTTTCGAGCCGTTCGAACGCCTGCACTCGCGCGACAAGGTGGAAGGTTCGGGCATCGGCCTCGCCATCTGCCGCCAGGTGATGGACCGCCACAAAGGCGAACTGAAGGTCGAAAGTGAAGTCGGCCGCGGTACGCGCTTTCTCATCCGCATGCCCAAGCCGGAAGTCGCCCACATCGAAGCGGCCTGA
- a CDS encoding Glu/Leu/Phe/Val family dehydrogenase, translating to MPKTVTQEKSFRENVNLSFDLAAATLDIPEGLAYFIKGAVNVYQVRFPVRIHGRFESFIGWRAVHSNHKLPVKGGIRFSPMVTQDEVEALAALMSYKCALVNVPFGGTKGGLVVDPKKYEVDIMERITRRFAYELIKKDLINPALNVPAPDMGTGPREMAWIADTYIQHRPTDINHLACVTGKPVSAGGIRGRVEATGRGVVFGLREFFRHAEDKKQARLEGTLEGKRIIVQGLGNVGYHAAKILQNEDGAKIIGIVEWDGGLYDSAGLNVDEVAEFKNVHGGVKGFRCEQFYEDGRALMEEECDILIPAAMEGVITLENAPRIQAKLIAEAANGPVTFDAETVLRKRGVWMIPDIYLNAGGVIVSYFEWIKNLSHIRFGRMTRRWEETQNELLIQALESNGHKIEGTLAGKLMAGPGELELVLSGLDDSMRDAFQHMREYFWRHENVESYRIAAMAIAIEKIANSYLEMGVYP from the coding sequence ATGCCAAAAACCGTGACGCAGGAGAAGAGTTTCCGCGAAAACGTCAACCTGTCGTTCGACCTCGCCGCCGCAACGCTCGACATCCCCGAAGGCCTCGCCTACTTCATCAAGGGTGCGGTCAACGTATACCAGGTGCGGTTTCCAGTGCGCATCCACGGCCGTTTCGAAAGTTTCATCGGCTGGCGCGCGGTGCACAGCAACCACAAGCTTCCGGTCAAGGGCGGCATCCGCTTCTCACCGATGGTCACGCAGGACGAGGTCGAGGCGCTGGCGGCGCTCATGTCCTACAAGTGCGCGCTGGTCAATGTGCCTTTCGGCGGCACCAAGGGGGGATTGGTGGTCGATCCCAAAAAATACGAAGTGGACATCATGGAACGCATCACCCGCCGCTTCGCGTACGAACTGATCAAAAAAGACCTCATCAACCCGGCGCTGAATGTGCCCGCGCCGGACATGGGCACGGGGCCGCGCGAGATGGCGTGGATCGCCGACACCTACATCCAGCACCGGCCGACGGACATCAACCACCTCGCCTGCGTCACCGGGAAACCCGTCTCGGCGGGCGGCATCCGCGGGCGTGTGGAGGCCACCGGACGCGGCGTGGTGTTCGGCCTGCGCGAGTTCTTCCGCCACGCGGAAGACAAAAAGCAGGCGCGGCTCGAAGGCACCCTGGAGGGCAAACGCATCATCGTGCAGGGGCTCGGCAACGTCGGCTACCACGCCGCGAAGATTCTGCAGAATGAAGACGGCGCCAAGATCATCGGTATCGTCGAATGGGACGGCGGCCTGTACGATTCCGCTGGACTCAACGTCGATGAGGTCGCCGAGTTCAAAAACGTGCACGGCGGCGTGAAGGGATTCCGTTGTGAACAGTTTTACGAAGACGGGCGCGCGCTCATGGAGGAGGAGTGCGACATCCTCATCCCCGCCGCCATGGAAGGCGTCATCACACTGGAAAACGCGCCGCGCATCCAGGCAAAGCTGATCGCCGAGGCGGCAAACGGGCCTGTCACCTTCGACGCGGAAACCGTACTGCGCAAGCGCGGCGTGTGGATGATCCCGGACATCTACCTGAACGCGGGCGGCGTCATCGTCTCCTACTTTGAGTGGATCAAGAACCTGTCGCACATCCGCTTCGGCAGAATGACCCGGCGCTGGGAGGAAACGCAGAACGAACTGCTCATCCAGGCGCTGGAAAGCAACGGCCATAAAATCGAAGGCACCCTCGCCGGCAAGCTGATGGCAGGGCCGGGCGAACTGGAACTGGTGCTCTCCGGTCTCGACGACTCCATGCGCGACGCGTTCCAGCACATGCGCGAGTATTTCTGGCGGCACGAAAACGTGGAGTCGTACCGCATCGCCGCCATGGCCATCGCCATCGAAAAAATCGCCAACAGCTACCTCGAAATGGGCGTGTACCCATGA
- the purM gene encoding phosphoribosylformylglycinamidine cyclo-ligase codes for MSENPSTLLPAMPNNNPTTSKYEESGVSQTGAETALDHLLKHILPTRQFNTQFPVKADIGYFANVIDLGNGTGVALCTDGVGTKMRVAELMHQYDTIGIDCVAMNVNDLICIGARPVSMVDYIACSHLDSQVFDQLGQGLAEGARQASISISGGEISQIREIINGIDLIGAALGHIQLDRINTGQNITEGNLVLGMASSGVHSNGLTLARRILLGATEDEQKENVHKYEESLGRTLGAELLEPTRIYVSAVLEMFDAGIDLRALVHITGGGLLNLLRVQRKGIRFVIDPLPDVPPVFSLIQQRGEISTAEMYEVFNMGVGFCVVVEHANDADAVQKICKRHGISCHGIGYVEPTGNGGNEVVIPSKKLKSENGHFTPE; via the coding sequence GTGAGCGAAAATCCTTCAACCCTGCTACCTGCCATGCCGAACAACAACCCGACCACCTCGAAATACGAAGAAAGCGGCGTCAGCCAGACCGGCGCGGAAACCGCGCTCGATCACTTGCTCAAACACATCCTGCCGACCCGGCAGTTCAACACCCAGTTCCCGGTGAAGGCCGACATCGGTTACTTCGCCAATGTCATCGACCTGGGCAACGGCACCGGCGTCGCGCTCTGCACCGACGGCGTCGGCACCAAGATGCGCGTGGCGGAACTGATGCACCAGTACGACACCATCGGCATCGACTGCGTGGCGATGAACGTCAACGATCTCATCTGCATCGGCGCCAGGCCCGTCAGCATGGTGGACTACATCGCCTGCTCGCACCTCGATTCGCAGGTGTTCGACCAGCTCGGCCAGGGTCTGGCGGAAGGCGCCCGGCAGGCGAGCATCAGCATCTCCGGCGGGGAAATTTCACAGATCCGCGAAATCATCAATGGCATCGATCTCATCGGCGCGGCGCTGGGACACATCCAGCTCGACCGCATCAACACCGGGCAGAACATCACCGAAGGCAACCTGGTTCTGGGAATGGCGTCGAGCGGCGTGCACAGCAACGGCCTCACCCTGGCCCGGCGTATTCTGTTGGGCGCCACGGAGGACGAACAGAAGGAAAACGTGCACAAGTACGAGGAATCGCTGGGGCGCACGCTGGGCGCGGAACTGCTGGAACCGACGCGCATCTACGTGTCGGCCGTACTGGAAATGTTCGACGCGGGCATCGACCTGCGGGCGCTGGTCCACATCACCGGCGGCGGCCTGCTGAACCTGCTTCGCGTGCAGAGAAAAGGCATCCGCTTCGTCATCGATCCCCTGCCGGACGTGCCGCCCGTGTTTTCACTCATTCAACAGCGCGGTGAAATCAGCACGGCGGAGATGTATGAGGTGTTCAACATGGGCGTCGGCTTCTGCGTGGTGGTGGAACACGCCAACGACGCCGACGCGGTGCAGAAGATCTGCAAGCGCCACGGCATCTCCTGCCACGGCATCGGTTACGTGGAACCCACGGGAAACGGCGGCAATGAAGTGGTCATCCCATCCAAAAAACTGAAAAGCGAGAACGGCCACTTCACTCCCGAGTGA
- a CDS encoding tetratricopeptide repeat protein, giving the protein MNGIDFFVINPDARTASSQAEIIVEANTKRKIWRVVALTLLLIGGFLYYVYFTGNPLQLVFVEEMKKAGPVSAYRYNSALEFYKEGRFEEALSTLAPLLNGENIHPDHLALAAWLSYKFDRYARALELAEKALEQDPNRPREHALAGACYLVGGHVDRAIEHSKEAVRLNPKLALPYLTLGEILLRQDRNEKAILVVKRGARNNPRSVKAWNLLSSTYLKINQVDKAILTAQAALDIDPDSPEAHYNLSRAYYKQKEPNLAIRHIQLAEDLYQAQGNVNWTAQARQAKEVMLKEFKMRPEDMFH; this is encoded by the coding sequence ATGAATGGCATCGACTTTTTTGTCATCAACCCGGACGCCCGCACTGCCTCTTCTCAGGCGGAGATTATTGTGGAAGCCAATACCAAACGAAAAATCTGGCGGGTGGTTGCGCTCACGCTGTTGCTGATCGGCGGATTCCTGTACTACGTCTATTTCACCGGCAATCCGTTGCAGCTGGTGTTTGTCGAAGAGATGAAAAAGGCGGGCCCGGTGTCCGCCTACCGTTACAACAGCGCGTTGGAATTTTACAAAGAGGGCCGCTTTGAGGAAGCACTGAGCACGCTGGCGCCGTTGCTGAACGGCGAAAACATACACCCGGATCATCTGGCGCTGGCGGCGTGGCTGAGTTACAAATTCGATCGTTACGCACGGGCGCTGGAGCTGGCGGAGAAGGCGCTGGAGCAGGATCCCAACCGCCCCCGCGAGCACGCCCTCGCCGGAGCCTGTTACCTGGTTGGAGGACACGTGGACCGCGCCATCGAACATTCCAAGGAAGCGGTCAGGCTGAACCCCAAGCTGGCCCTTCCTTACCTGACGCTGGGAGAAATCCTTCTGCGGCAGGACCGCAATGAAAAGGCCATTCTTGTGGTCAAACGCGGCGCCCGCAACAACCCCCGTTCCGTCAAGGCGTGGAACCTGCTAAGCTCGACGTACCTGAAGATAAATCAGGTGGACAAAGCCATCCTGACCGCGCAGGCGGCGTTGGACATCGACCCGGATTCGCCGGAGGCGCATTACAACCTGTCGCGCGCCTATTACAAGCAGAAGGAGCCGAACCTCGCCATCCGCCACATTCAACTGGCTGAGGATCTGTATCAGGCGCAGGGCAATGTCAACTGGACGGCGCAGGCCCGGCAGGCCAAGGAAGTGATGTTGAAGGAATTCAAGATGCGGCCGGAAGACATGTTTCATTGA
- a CDS encoding DsrE family protein: MHGINASARFYLSTLFLAGLLLFGFAFSAQADMGQHRTADGKLKVLYHIDGNDVAVAKYAMALVKKHIEAEGGIDKIDIKVIVHGPALLLFDRDDVDPELKAKLKSVMDMGVEPEMCQVSMKLFGKPLERLVAGFIPTKHPVAVKRIADLQEQGYLYIKP; encoded by the coding sequence ATGCACGGAATCAACGCATCGGCACGGTTTTACCTGAGCACCTTGTTCCTGGCGGGACTTTTGCTGTTTGGATTTGCTTTTTCCGCACAAGCGGACATGGGCCAGCACCGCACCGCCGACGGCAAACTGAAGGTGCTGTACCACATAGACGGCAACGACGTGGCCGTCGCCAAATACGCGATGGCGCTCGTCAAGAAACACATCGAGGCGGAAGGCGGGATAGACAAGATCGACATCAAGGTCATCGTACACGGTCCGGCGCTCCTGCTGTTCGACCGCGACGACGTCGATCCCGAACTGAAGGCGAAACTGAAATCGGTGATGGACATGGGCGTCGAGCCGGAGATGTGCCAGGTGTCGATGAAGCTGTTCGGCAAGCCTTTGGAGCGGCTCGTGGCCGGATTCATTCCCACCAAACACCCGGTGGCGGTCAAGCGCATTGCCGACCTGCAGGAGCAGGGCTACCTCTACATCAAACCCTGA
- a CDS encoding sodium:solute symporter family protein has product MTELPFGPGALFVVAIYILSLLAIGWYAYSRRKENSLSDFFLGGREMGFLVLVLTLYATQYSGNTLFGFSGAAYREGLRFLVCVHFMTAIVIAYLLFAPHLQRLSREHQFITPGDYVYHRFGSHALRIVVTLIMVYVLCNFTLAQMKTLGTAFAGISQGRIPLWVGVVGLALIMLVYESLGGMRSVAWTDVIQGGILMVGFIILLFLAFGHLGSLTAALDTLATNPATRFKVEPPTAEGARTWLSFILMVGLGAAIYPQALQRIYAAKSPAALKRSLAAMGFMPLLTTVIAVTVGILMAAHYPDLDRLFLQETGEAVVPSETVLALLCREVMQASALGYWLVVILFAAILAAVMSTADSALLSISSMITQDLYGQYVRPDASQAHLTRVGKILTWVLMVPITGLALGYEGTLIQLLKVKFDLLLQCVPAFYLGIHTTRLGARAVMTGLLAGSVLAMGLNFAGDLGLADANHPKVWGIHSGVLGMTLNLAICFGALAVSKKIQPPGQ; this is encoded by the coding sequence ATGACGGAGCTCCCCTTCGGACCAGGCGCGCTGTTCGTCGTCGCCATCTATATCCTGTCGCTCCTCGCCATCGGCTGGTATGCGTACTCACGCCGGAAAGAAAACAGCCTGAGCGATTTTTTTCTCGGTGGGCGGGAGATGGGGTTCCTCGTGCTGGTGCTCACGCTCTACGCCACGCAGTACAGCGGCAACACGCTGTTCGGGTTCAGCGGCGCCGCCTACCGGGAGGGATTGCGGTTTCTGGTGTGCGTGCATTTCATGACCGCCATCGTCATTGCCTACCTCCTCTTCGCGCCTCACCTGCAACGGCTGAGCCGGGAACACCAATTCATCACGCCGGGGGATTACGTTTATCACCGCTTCGGCAGTCACGCGCTCCGCATCGTGGTGACGCTCATCATGGTGTACGTGCTGTGCAACTTCACGCTCGCGCAGATGAAAACGCTGGGCACGGCGTTCGCCGGAATTTCGCAGGGACGCATCCCGCTGTGGGTCGGCGTGGTGGGCCTCGCGCTCATCATGCTGGTGTACGAGTCGCTGGGCGGCATGCGCAGTGTGGCGTGGACCGACGTCATCCAGGGCGGCATCTTGATGGTCGGGTTCATCATTCTCCTGTTCCTCGCCTTCGGCCATCTGGGAAGCCTGACTGCCGCACTGGACACGCTGGCGACCAATCCCGCAACGCGGTTTAAAGTGGAGCCGCCCACCGCCGAGGGCGCGCGCACGTGGTTGAGTTTCATCCTGATGGTGGGGCTGGGCGCGGCCATTTATCCGCAGGCCCTGCAACGCATTTACGCCGCGAAAAGTCCGGCCGCGCTGAAGCGGTCGCTCGCCGCCATGGGCTTCATGCCGCTCCTCACCACGGTGATCGCAGTGACCGTCGGCATCCTGATGGCGGCGCATTATCCGGACCTCGACCGCCTGTTTCTGCAGGAAACCGGCGAGGCGGTGGTGCCGTCGGAGACGGTGCTGGCTCTCCTGTGCCGGGAGGTGATGCAGGCATCGGCACTGGGTTACTGGCTGGTGGTGATCCTCTTCGCCGCCATCCTGGCGGCGGTGATGTCCACCGCCGACTCGGCGCTCCTCAGCATCAGCTCCATGATCACGCAGGACCTGTACGGCCAGTACGTGCGGCCGGACGCCAGCCAGGCGCACCTGACGCGCGTCGGCAAGATCCTGACCTGGGTGCTCATGGTGCCCATCACCGGGCTGGCGCTGGGCTACGAGGGCACGCTCATCCAACTGCTCAAGGTCAAGTTCGACCTGCTGTTGCAATGCGTGCCCGCGTTCTACCTGGGCATCCACACCACGCGTCTCGGCGCGCGGGCGGTGATGACGGGACTGCTGGCGGGGTCGGTGCTGGCCATGGGATTGAATTTCGCGGGCGATCTGGGCCTCGCAGACGCCAACCACCCGAAAGTATGGGGCATCCACTCCGGCGTTTTGGGAATGACCCTCAACCTCGCCATCTGTTTTGGCGCGCTCGCGGTTTCCAAAAAGATTCAACCACCCGGGCAATAA
- a CDS encoding SulP family inorganic anion transporter, with the protein MKANGMETKFEQDAESFQEKIKALLKNKTQNLRGDFFGGITAGVVTLPLALAFGVQSGLGATAGLYCAIALGLLSAIFGGTQTLISTPTGPMTVVSALIIAKVIEQTGSLAAGLGLIIAIFVLAGLLQVLLGVFRIGSFIQYMPYPVISGFMTGIGVILIIVELFPFMGLESPKNVLAVLNEFPAAIPNANFSAVVLAAVTMAIIYLFPRVSKAVPSTLVALIIGTLATALMGLSVPIIGDIPKGLPSLKLDELTGIDVSHLPMILIPALTLAGLGAIDTLLTSVIADTKTRTQHDSNRELIGQGCGNMLSGALGGIVGAGTTMSTLVNINTGGRTNLSGMISASFLLMVLLGLGAYAQYIPIPVLAGILMTVGLDIIDYKGLKHLAAMPRSASFVLVTVFLLTVFVDLIEAVAVGMGISCVVFMKTMSDIGRKQTSLAPLNDLKLDFNGNGDNGHFHSLAEVSEQIYVKTVTGPIFFGFARTLTQKIRGLKNTRCVILDMDRVPYIDQTGLFAMEDMVRELNDQGIEVLMAGAKNQPLEMLKKMKMVPNVISPENLFASTYECLHSLGQRLTPVSDQTR; encoded by the coding sequence ATGAAAGCAAATGGAATGGAAACGAAATTCGAACAAGACGCTGAGTCTTTTCAGGAAAAAATAAAGGCCCTTTTAAAAAATAAAACACAGAACCTGCGCGGTGACTTTTTCGGTGGCATCACCGCAGGCGTGGTGACCCTCCCGCTTGCACTCGCGTTTGGCGTGCAGTCGGGCCTGGGCGCGACGGCGGGATTGTACTGTGCCATCGCGCTGGGTCTGCTTTCCGCAATATTCGGTGGCACACAGACGTTGATCAGCACGCCGACCGGACCGATGACGGTCGTCAGTGCGCTCATCATCGCCAAAGTCATCGAGCAGACGGGAAGCCTGGCGGCGGGGCTGGGGTTGATCATCGCCATTTTCGTACTGGCGGGGCTGCTTCAGGTTCTGCTGGGTGTTTTCCGTATCGGCAGTTTCATTCAATACATGCCGTATCCGGTGATTTCCGGCTTCATGACGGGCATCGGCGTGATCCTGATCATTGTCGAGTTGTTTCCGTTCATGGGACTGGAATCCCCCAAAAACGTTCTGGCGGTGTTGAACGAATTTCCGGCCGCCATCCCCAACGCGAATTTTTCCGCCGTGGTTCTGGCCGCTGTGACCATGGCCATCATTTACCTGTTTCCGCGTGTGAGCAAAGCGGTGCCCAGCACCCTGGTCGCCCTGATCATCGGAACGCTGGCCACGGCGTTGATGGGATTGTCGGTGCCGATCATCGGCGACATCCCCAAAGGCCTGCCGTCCCTCAAACTGGATGAGCTCACCGGCATCGACGTCTCGCACTTGCCCATGATTCTCATTCCCGCATTGACGCTGGCCGGGCTGGGGGCGATCGACACCCTGCTCACCTCCGTCATCGCCGATACCAAAACCCGCACCCAGCACGACAGCAACCGCGAGTTGATCGGGCAGGGTTGCGGCAACATGCTGTCCGGCGCGCTGGGCGGCATCGTCGGCGCAGGCACCACCATGTCCACCCTGGTCAACATCAACACCGGCGGACGCACCAACCTGTCCGGCATGATCTCCGCCAGCTTTCTGCTGATGGTGCTTCTGGGACTGGGGGCTTACGCGCAGTACATCCCGATCCCGGTTCTCGCCGGCATCCTGATGACGGTGGGCCTGGACATCATCGACTATAAGGGACTCAAGCATTTGGCCGCCATGCCGCGCTCGGCCTCCTTCGTGCTCGTGACCGTCTTCCTGCTCACCGTGTTTGTGGACTTGATCGAGGCGGTAGCGGTGGGCATGGGCATCTCCTGCGTAGTCTTCATGAAGACCATGAGCGACATCGGCCGCAAGCAGACGTCCCTGGCGCCGTTGAATGACCTGAAGCTGGACTTCAATGGCAATGGCGACAATGGCCATTTCCATTCCCTGGCGGAAGTATCCGAGCAGATCTACGTGAAAACGGTGACGGGTCCCATCTTCTTCGGCTTCGCACGCACGCTGACGCAGAAGATTCGCGGCCTCAAAAACACACGTTGCGTCATTCTGGATATGGACCGCGTGCCGTACATCGACCAGACCGGCTTGTTCGCGATGGAAGATATGGTGCGCGAGTTGAACGACCAGGGCATCGAAGTGCTGATGGCGGGAGCCAAAAATCAGCCGCTTGAGATGCTGAAGAAAATGAAAATGGTGCCCAACGTGATCTCGCCCGAAAACTTGTTTGCAAGCACATACGAGTGCCTGCATTCACTCGGACAAAGATTGACCCCCGTGTCGGATCAGACCCGGTGA
- a CDS encoding tetratricopeptide repeat protein: MTGLPPDNPESCDTPSDPAEIHFRKAWQCRRAKKLEEAIAEFEKSLSYEPNHPATHFNLGLVADQIGQGQKAVHHAEKARDLFLLRNDDSKRATAQRLLNKLYRKYPEHDPARR; this comes from the coding sequence ATGACCGGCTTGCCACCGGACAACCCGGAATCATGCGACACACCGTCGGACCCCGCTGAAATTCATTTCCGCAAAGCGTGGCAGTGCCGCCGTGCCAAAAAACTGGAAGAGGCCATCGCCGAATTCGAAAAATCGCTGAGCTACGAGCCGAACCACCCGGCGACGCATTTCAATTTGGGGCTGGTGGCGGACCAGATCGGCCAGGGCCAGAAGGCGGTGCACCACGCCGAGAAAGCGCGCGACCTGTTTCTGCTACGGAACGACGACTCCAAACGCGCCACCGCGCAACGTCTGCTCAACAAACTCTACCGCAAGTACCCGGAACACGATCCTGCGCGGAGGTGA